A region of Streptomyces sp. NBC_01267 DNA encodes the following proteins:
- the map gene encoding type I methionyl aminopeptidase has translation MSGQSLLVPGELSPTRSVPGNIRRPEYVGKPAPTPYTGPEVQNADTVERMRVAGRIAARAMAEAAKHIVPGVTTDELDRVAHEFMCDHGAYPSTLGYRGFKKSLCTSVNEVICHGIPDSTVLRDGDIVNLDVTAYINGVHGDNNATYLCGDVDEESRLLVERTRESLDRAVKAVKPGRQINIIGRVIESYAKRFGYGVVRDFTGHGISTSFHSGLIVPHYDSPYAKELIKPGMTFTIEPMLTLGSHDYDMWDDGWTVVTKDRKRTAQFEHTLVVTDTGAEILTLP, from the coding sequence ATGTCTGGCCAGTCACTTCTCGTACCAGGGGAGCTCTCTCCCACCCGTTCCGTACCCGGAAACATCCGGCGTCCCGAGTACGTGGGCAAGCCCGCGCCGACGCCGTACACCGGACCGGAAGTCCAGAACGCCGACACCGTGGAGCGGATGCGCGTCGCGGGCCGTATCGCCGCCCGGGCGATGGCGGAGGCCGCCAAGCACATCGTGCCCGGTGTGACGACGGACGAACTCGACCGGGTCGCCCATGAGTTCATGTGCGACCACGGGGCCTATCCGTCGACGCTCGGCTACCGCGGGTTCAAGAAGTCGCTCTGCACCTCGGTCAACGAAGTCATCTGTCACGGGATTCCGGATTCCACCGTGCTGCGGGACGGCGACATCGTGAATCTGGACGTCACCGCGTACATCAACGGCGTGCACGGCGACAACAACGCCACCTACCTCTGCGGGGACGTCGACGAGGAGTCGCGGCTGCTGGTCGAGCGGACCCGGGAGTCCCTCGACCGCGCCGTCAAGGCGGTGAAGCCCGGCCGCCAGATCAACATCATCGGGCGGGTCATCGAGTCGTACGCGAAGCGCTTCGGCTACGGGGTCGTACGGGACTTCACCGGTCACGGCATCAGCACCTCCTTCCACTCCGGGCTGATCGTCCCGCACTACGACAGCCCGTACGCGAAGGAACTGATCAAGCCGGGAATGACCTTCACGATCGAGCCGATGCTCACGCTCGGGTCCCACGACTACGACATGTGGGACGACGGCTGGACGGTGGTCACCAAGGACCGGAAGCGGACCGCGCAGTTCGAGCACACGCTGGTGGTGACGGACACGGGGGCGGAGATCCTGACGCTCCCCTGA
- a CDS encoding ammonium transporter codes for MPPSYDSGDTAWLLASTAMVLLMTPGLAFFYGGMVRTKHVLVMLKMSFACLCVVSVVWFALGYSLAFSGDVGGVGLIGDAQQGFLHGIGPKTLHGHIPTYVFATFQMAFAIITVALISGSIAGRARMSAWLVFAAVWTLVVYAPLAHWVFDPRGWVVHHLGALDFAGGLPVEINSGFAGLAVATVVRGRKDFRRLELRPNNVPLVALGLALLWFGWFGFNSGSALTDQGAAATALINTQLGAAGALITWPMVEKWRAGQVTMTGVCSGAVAGMVAITPACGEISPVGALVTGLVAGVVCAFAITLKYRFGVDDTLDVVGVHGWGGITGTFMVGLFATAQVSGRKGLFYGGGWDQLGKQVVAILACATFSFLATWLIAKAIDVTIGFSTPESYENVPGADEERAYDFRTVSQIADLTEDRPGAAGAGRAPAEVGAGRRAPSDAEVVERIRRLVKERNADR; via the coding sequence ATGCCACCCAGCTACGATTCCGGCGACACCGCCTGGCTGCTCGCCAGCACGGCGATGGTGCTGCTGATGACCCCGGGACTCGCCTTCTTCTACGGGGGGATGGTCCGCACCAAACATGTCCTGGTGATGCTCAAGATGAGCTTCGCCTGCCTGTGTGTGGTCAGCGTGGTCTGGTTCGCGCTGGGCTACAGCCTGGCCTTCTCCGGTGACGTCGGGGGCGTCGGCCTGATCGGCGACGCCCAGCAGGGCTTCCTGCACGGCATCGGCCCCAAGACCCTGCACGGTCACATCCCCACCTATGTGTTCGCCACCTTCCAGATGGCCTTCGCCATCATCACGGTGGCCCTGATCAGCGGCTCGATCGCGGGCCGGGCCCGGATGTCCGCCTGGCTGGTGTTCGCGGCCGTCTGGACGCTGGTGGTCTACGCCCCACTGGCGCACTGGGTCTTCGACCCGCGGGGCTGGGTGGTGCACCACCTGGGTGCACTGGACTTCGCGGGCGGGCTGCCCGTCGAGATCAACTCGGGCTTCGCCGGTCTCGCGGTGGCCACGGTGGTCCGGGGCCGCAAGGACTTCCGCAGGCTGGAGCTCAGGCCGAACAACGTCCCGCTGGTGGCGCTCGGCCTGGCACTGCTCTGGTTCGGCTGGTTCGGCTTCAACTCCGGTTCGGCGCTCACCGATCAGGGCGCGGCGGCGACCGCCCTGATCAACACCCAGCTCGGCGCGGCGGGCGCGCTGATCACCTGGCCGATGGTGGAGAAGTGGCGCGCCGGCCAGGTGACCATGACCGGTGTCTGTTCCGGCGCCGTCGCCGGGATGGTCGCCATCACCCCGGCCTGCGGTGAGATCTCACCGGTCGGCGCGCTGGTGACCGGGCTGGTGGCCGGCGTGGTGTGTGCCTTCGCGATCACCCTGAAGTACCGCTTCGGGGTGGACGACACCCTGGACGTGGTCGGGGTGCACGGCTGGGGCGGCATCACCGGTACCTTCATGGTCGGCCTCTTCGCCACCGCCCAGGTCAGCGGCCGGAAGGGCCTGTTCTACGGCGGCGGGTGGGACCAGCTGGGCAAACAGGTCGTCGCGATCCTGGCCTGCGCCACCTTCTCCTTCCTCGCGACCTGGCTGATCGCCAAGGCCATCGACGTGACCATCGGCTTCAGCACCCCCGAGTCGTACGAGAACGTGCCGGGTGCCGACGAGGAGCGTGCGTACGACTTCCGTACGGTGTCGCAGATCGCGGACCTCACCGAGGACCGGCCCGGAGCGGCCGGTGCGGGCCGGGCCCCCGCCGAGGTCGGGGCCGGGCGCCGAGCCCCCTCCGACGCCGAGGTGGTCGAACGGATCCGGCGGCTGGTCAAGGAGCGGAATGCCGACCGCTGA
- a CDS encoding type II toxin-antitoxin system Phd/YefM family antitoxin, producing MDESVSVREARAQLARILDAAQEGTPTVISRAGVPVAAVVPFEAYSALEDAADQLLAREAVQHLGEPTVGMAEVLADIFGSAEGAA from the coding sequence ATGGATGAATCCGTCTCCGTTCGTGAAGCCCGTGCCCAGCTCGCCCGGATCCTTGATGCCGCCCAGGAGGGCACTCCTACCGTGATCAGCCGGGCCGGGGTGCCCGTCGCGGCCGTCGTCCCGTTCGAGGCGTACAGCGCCCTTGAAGACGCCGCGGATCAGTTGCTCGCGCGGGAGGCCGTGCAGCACCTCGGTGAGCCGACTGTGGGAATGGCCGAGGTGCTCGCCGACATCTTCGGCAGCGCCGAGGGTGCCGCGTGA
- a CDS encoding type II toxin-antitoxin system RelE family toxin, with amino-acid sequence MKYTFRFTERARRDLRGIDQPGAMRILAALTRLGDDPYRADADIKKLTDQHGIYRLRVGDFRVAYTVDDGQLIILVIKIGNRRDIYRNL; translated from the coding sequence GTGAAGTACACCTTCCGTTTCACCGAGCGGGCCAGGCGTGATCTGCGTGGTATCGACCAGCCCGGCGCCATGCGCATTCTCGCGGCGCTGACGCGCCTCGGTGACGATCCCTACCGCGCTGATGCCGACATCAAGAAGCTCACCGACCAGCACGGCATCTACCGTTTGCGGGTGGGTGACTTTCGCGTGGCCTACACGGTCGATGACGGGCAACTGATCATTCTCGTCATCAAGATCGGAAATCGCCGGGACATCTACCGCAACCTGTGA
- a CDS encoding MFS transporter, whose translation MRLGAILPDLTPWRSSREFRLLWVQGLITFFGSSMAMIALPLQIKDLTGSPAAVGAMGAVELVPLVVFGLYGGALADAVDRRRVILGTEAGLGLLAVLLLANSLFGRPMLWPLYVVAAGVSALAGLQRPALDSLMARIVPHDQLTAAAALNALRWQTGAIAGPALAGVVVAYAGYPTAYGVTVLGFVVSVAMCTRLSPAPPSRDAEKPSLRGIAEGARYAWSRPVLLGTYAVDLAAMFFAYPNTIFPFLADDLHAEWALGLMYAAGSVGSVLLSLTSGWTSRVRRHGLFVVFGAAGWGAAMVAAGWFANVWLVLLCLAFAGAGDMLSGLGRSTIWNQTIPEELRGRLAGIEVLSYSVGPQLGQVRAGALAGWTGTRTAVWSGGLACVASVGLLAAVLPKLVTYDATTDEDAQLRRAHKEAATAAAVG comes from the coding sequence ATGCGGCTCGGCGCGATACTCCCCGATCTCACCCCCTGGCGCTCCTCCCGGGAGTTCCGGCTGCTCTGGGTACAGGGTCTGATCACCTTCTTCGGCAGTTCCATGGCGATGATCGCGCTGCCGCTCCAGATCAAGGACCTGACCGGTTCCCCGGCCGCGGTGGGGGCGATGGGGGCGGTCGAACTGGTGCCGCTGGTGGTCTTCGGGCTGTACGGCGGGGCGCTCGCCGACGCCGTCGACCGGCGCAGGGTCATCCTCGGCACCGAGGCCGGGCTCGGGCTGCTCGCCGTGCTGCTGCTGGCCAACTCCCTGTTCGGGCGGCCGATGCTGTGGCCGCTGTACGTCGTCGCCGCCGGGGTGTCGGCGCTCGCCGGACTCCAGCGTCCGGCACTGGACTCCCTGATGGCGCGGATCGTCCCGCACGACCAGCTCACCGCCGCCGCCGCGCTGAACGCGCTGCGCTGGCAGACCGGTGCGATCGCGGGACCGGCGCTGGCGGGGGTGGTCGTCGCGTACGCCGGGTACCCCACCGCGTACGGCGTCACCGTGCTCGGTTTCGTCGTCTCGGTCGCGATGTGCACGCGGCTCTCCCCCGCCCCGCCGTCGCGCGACGCCGAAAAGCCCTCGCTGCGCGGCATCGCGGAGGGCGCGCGGTACGCGTGGAGCAGGCCGGTGCTGCTCGGGACGTACGCCGTCGACCTGGCCGCGATGTTCTTCGCCTACCCGAACACGATCTTCCCGTTCCTCGCCGACGACCTGCACGCCGAGTGGGCCCTGGGGCTGATGTACGCGGCGGGGTCGGTGGGGTCCGTCCTGCTGAGCCTGACCAGCGGCTGGACCTCGCGGGTGCGGCGGCACGGGCTCTTCGTGGTGTTCGGGGCTGCCGGATGGGGTGCGGCGATGGTGGCGGCGGGCTGGTTCGCGAACGTCTGGCTGGTGCTGCTCTGCCTCGCCTTCGCGGGCGCGGGCGACATGCTCAGCGGGCTCGGCCGCTCCACGATCTGGAACCAGACCATCCCGGAGGAGCTGCGCGGCAGGCTCGCGGGCATCGAGGTGCTCTCGTACAGCGTCGGACCCCAGCTCGGCCAGGTGAGGGCCGGCGCGCTGGCCGGGTGGACCGGGACCAGGACCGCGGTCTGGAGCGGCGGGCTCGCGTGCGTCGCCTCGGTGGGGCTGCTCGCAGCCGTGCTCCCGAAGCTGGTCACGTACGACGCGACGACGGACGAGGACGCGCAGCTGCGCCGCGCTCACAAGGAGGCGGCGACGGCTGCGGCGGTGGGCTGA
- a CDS encoding biliverdin-producing heme oxygenase produces MDAFSTLIRTASHEQHAEAQSPTFMRDLLNGRLGVEAYARYTEQLWFVYRALEEGAEKLASDQVAGPFIQPELMRTAELERDLAHLRGDGWRAGATPLPATAAYAERVAHCANAWPAGYVAHHYTRYLGDLSGGQIIRDTAEKTWGFARKGDGVRFYVFEEIPNPAAFKRGYRDLLDAVDADDLEKRRIVDECKRAFALNIQVFRELGQEFPISA; encoded by the coding sequence ATGGACGCCTTCTCGACGCTCATCCGCACCGCCTCGCACGAGCAGCACGCCGAGGCCCAGTCCCCGACGTTCATGAGGGACCTGTTGAACGGCCGGCTCGGGGTGGAGGCGTACGCGCGCTACACCGAGCAGCTGTGGTTCGTGTACCGGGCCCTGGAGGAGGGCGCGGAGAAGCTCGCGTCGGACCAGGTCGCCGGGCCGTTCATCCAGCCGGAGCTGATGCGTACGGCCGAGCTGGAGCGGGATCTGGCGCATCTGCGCGGCGACGGCTGGCGTGCGGGTGCGACGCCGCTGCCCGCCACCGCGGCGTACGCGGAGCGGGTGGCGCACTGCGCGAACGCCTGGCCCGCCGGGTACGTGGCGCACCACTACACCCGCTACCTCGGCGACCTCTCCGGCGGCCAGATCATCCGCGACACGGCGGAGAAGACCTGGGGCTTCGCGCGCAAGGGCGACGGTGTGCGGTTCTACGTCTTCGAGGAGATCCCCAACCCCGCCGCCTTCAAGCGGGGTTACCGGGACCTGCTGGACGCGGTGGACGCGGACGATCTGGAGAAGCGCCGGATCGTGGACGAGTGCAAGCGGGCCTTCGCGCTGAACATCCAGGTCTTCCGGGAGCTGGGGCAGGAGTTCCCGATCAGCGCGTAG
- a CDS encoding urease accessory protein UreD — translation MALVTQEPETSGGTRPGSATGRQVPRLSAAHHTPRRIPAEVARYASVPDTLPAGSAGRIGLLELGFERLQGRTELVHRYEESPLQIMHPLYVDPLRPKMAFTSMTSVGGGMVQADRYRIDVCCGAETEAHLTTQAATEVHRMEHDYATRLVNLRAGPDAYLEYLPDPLIPFRGARLYQRTVITADPTATVVIGETVTPGRPALGEHHVYDVLGLDLEVRRPDGRLLALDTMRFCPDLHGVNGPGVLSGHACVGSLFVVSGRCAATVVADALHTALDGRGVLHGVSVLPHDCGAWVRILGDDAPAVAAARHAAWDAARRLLTGSPAPDLRHS, via the coding sequence ATGGCCCTGGTCACGCAGGAACCCGAGACCTCCGGCGGGACCCGCCCGGGGTCCGCGACGGGCCGGCAGGTGCCGCGCCTCTCCGCCGCGCACCACACCCCGCGCCGGATCCCGGCGGAGGTGGCCCGGTACGCATCCGTTCCCGACACCCTCCCCGCAGGCTCGGCCGGAAGGATCGGCCTGCTGGAACTGGGCTTCGAACGGCTCCAGGGCCGGACCGAACTGGTCCACCGGTACGAGGAGTCGCCGCTCCAGATCATGCACCCGCTGTACGTGGATCCGCTGCGGCCGAAGATGGCGTTCACCTCCATGACGTCCGTCGGCGGCGGCATGGTGCAGGCCGACCGGTACCGCATCGACGTCTGCTGCGGCGCTGAGACCGAGGCGCACCTCACCACGCAGGCGGCGACCGAGGTCCACCGGATGGAGCACGACTACGCGACCCGGCTGGTCAACCTCCGGGCGGGCCCCGACGCGTACCTGGAGTACCTGCCGGACCCGCTGATCCCGTTCCGCGGCGCCCGGCTCTACCAGCGCACCGTCATCACCGCCGACCCCACCGCCACCGTGGTGATCGGCGAGACGGTGACCCCGGGACGGCCCGCGCTCGGTGAACACCACGTCTACGACGTCCTCGGCCTCGACCTGGAGGTGCGGCGGCCCGACGGGCGGCTCCTCGCCCTGGACACCATGCGGTTCTGCCCCGACCTGCACGGTGTGAACGGTCCCGGCGTGCTGTCCGGACACGCCTGTGTGGGCTCGCTGTTCGTGGTGAGCGGCCGGTGCGCCGCGACCGTGGTGGCCGATGCCCTGCACACCGCGCTCGACGGCCGGGGCGTGCTGCACGGCGTGAGCGTGCTGCCGCACGACTGCGGAGCCTGGGTCCGGATCCTGGGCGACGACGCGCCCGCCGTGGCCGCCGCCCGGCACGCGGCCTGGGACGCCGCCCGCCGGCTGCTCACCGGATCACCCGCACCCGACCTGCGCCATTCCTGA